From a region of the Deltaproteobacteria bacterium genome:
- a CDS encoding DNA translocase FtsK 4TM domain-containing protein codes for MTAQEKKKEFHRSFFNDFVGILSLTVGVLVTLCLYSYSPADPSFNSASSGPEIHNLIGMVGAYTADFLIMCFGIASYFVAGIFFITGYLILMRRKTAFKISEFFLLFVFLIMSAVLVQLKYQTLWLAGQSQLAGGIVGHYIGELLKTYLSKTGAYVVVISIGLMALLWATKISLVELAKEIAKFVWLVLTKLRDVITDLQIKVQQWLEIRAARREKSRKLAKSSPPKINLKKTNPNLETSEKSGDDREPLIYRRENKNIKPSKEDQLSFNKLSGTYNLPPISLLHSEDQTNVAVDEGALRANSRLLEKKLLDFGVEGKVTEIHPGPVVTMYEYEPASGVKVNRIVNLEDDLSLAMGGRLVRIVAPLPNKPAVGIEIPNHVREVVYLKDIISETKFKRMDSKIALALGKDIEGVPYVADLQKMPHLLIAGATGAGKSVCMNSVILSILFKAKPSEVRFIFIDPKRLELSLYEGIPHLLLPVVTEPKKAALALRWAIIEMERRYRLLADVNVRDIASYNKKFEEAGLAGKEIPNFDPTSDMKPLVHSEKLPLIVILVDEFADLMMVAGREVEEAVTRLAQMARAAGIHLIIATQRPSVDVITGVIKANFPARISFKVTSRHDARTILDTIGSEQLLGMGDMLLLPPGLARLTRIHGAFVSEHEITRVVKMLKEQGKPEYHEEILNIPEKVSEMDAMDEEENEMYDRAVAIVSESRLASISMIQRRLRIGYNRAARLIERMEQQGVVGPSDGAKGRQVLVGNFAEE; via the coding sequence ATGACTGCACAAGAAAAAAAAAAGGAGTTCCATCGTTCCTTTTTTAATGATTTCGTGGGGATCTTAAGCCTCACGGTTGGGGTACTCGTTACCCTTTGTTTATATTCCTATTCTCCCGCAGATCCTTCTTTTAATTCCGCTTCGAGTGGGCCTGAAATTCATAACCTCATCGGCATGGTGGGGGCTTACACGGCCGATTTTCTCATCATGTGTTTTGGGATTGCGAGTTATTTTGTGGCCGGTATCTTTTTTATTACCGGCTATCTCATCTTAATGCGCCGCAAAACAGCTTTTAAAATTTCCGAATTCTTTTTGTTGTTTGTTTTTCTCATCATGAGTGCCGTGTTGGTGCAGTTAAAATACCAAACCTTGTGGTTGGCCGGGCAGTCGCAGTTAGCCGGTGGGATCGTGGGGCATTATATAGGGGAATTATTAAAAACCTATTTAAGCAAAACCGGCGCTTATGTTGTGGTGATCAGCATTGGCCTCATGGCCTTGCTGTGGGCCACCAAAATTTCACTGGTGGAATTAGCCAAAGAGATCGCTAAGTTTGTGTGGTTAGTGCTTACTAAGTTAAGAGATGTTATTACCGACCTGCAAATTAAAGTGCAACAGTGGTTAGAAATCCGTGCTGCGAGGCGCGAAAAAAGTCGCAAATTAGCAAAATCATCCCCTCCCAAAATTAATCTTAAAAAAACCAATCCCAATTTAGAGACATCTGAAAAATCAGGCGACGATCGTGAACCGCTTATTTATCGACGAGAAAATAAAAATATCAAACCTTCCAAAGAAGATCAGCTTAGTTTCAATAAACTGTCTGGCACTTATAATCTTCCACCCATTTCATTATTACATTCCGAAGATCAAACCAATGTTGCGGTGGATGAAGGGGCCTTAAGGGCCAACAGTCGTTTGCTCGAAAAAAAGTTACTCGATTTTGGTGTTGAGGGCAAAGTCACCGAGATTCACCCTGGCCCAGTGGTAACGATGTATGAATACGAACCCGCGAGTGGCGTTAAAGTGAATCGCATTGTCAATTTAGAAGACGATCTATCGCTTGCTATGGGCGGGCGATTGGTGCGCATCGTGGCGCCGCTTCCCAACAAACCAGCGGTGGGAATTGAAATTCCCAACCATGTGCGTGAAGTGGTGTATTTAAAAGACATTATTAGCGAAACCAAATTTAAGCGCATGGATTCAAAAATCGCTTTGGCCTTGGGTAAAGATATTGAAGGGGTTCCCTATGTGGCGGATTTACAAAAAATGCCTCACCTACTTATTGCCGGTGCCACCGGGGCTGGCAAATCGGTGTGCATGAATTCAGTTATTTTGAGTATTTTATTTAAAGCCAAACCCTCTGAGGTGCGTTTTATTTTCATTGATCCCAAACGCCTTGAGTTATCGCTTTATGAAGGGATCCCCCATTTATTATTGCCCGTGGTCACCGAACCCAAAAAAGCGGCCCTAGCCTTGCGTTGGGCGATTATTGAGATGGAACGCCGCTATCGTTTATTGGCCGATGTCAATGTGCGCGACATTGCCTCTTACAATAAAAAGTTCGAAGAAGCAGGTCTAGCCGGTAAAGAAATCCCCAACTTTGATCCCACTTCCGATATGAAACCTTTGGTGCACAGTGAAAAACTTCCCTTGATTGTTATTTTGGTGGATGAATTTGCCGATCTCATGATGGTAGCCGGTCGTGAAGTCGAAGAGGCCGTGACGCGGTTGGCGCAAATGGCCCGGGCGGCTGGCATTCATTTGATTATCGCCACGCAGCGCCCTTCGGTCGATGTTATCACCGGGGTTATCAAGGCCAATTTCCCCGCGCGCATTTCGTTTAAAGTTACTAGCAGGCACGATGCTCGCACTATTTTAGACACCATTGGTTCCGAACAGTTGTTGGGCATGGGAGACATGTTGCTGCTGCCACCGGGATTGGCCCGCCTCACCCGCATTCATGGGGCCTTTGTGAGCGAACACGAAATCACGCGCGTGGTGAAAATGCTCAAAGAACAAGGCAAACCCGAATACCACGAAGAAATTTTAAACATCCCTGAAAAAGTTTCAGAGATGGACGCCATGGATGAAGAAGAAAATGAAATGTACGACCGTGCCGTGGCCATCGTGTCCGAAAGCCGCCTGGCCTCTATTTCAATGATCCAACGGCGCTTACGTATTGGCTACAACCGTGCCGCCCGCCTGATTGAACGCATGGAACAACAAGGGGTGGTAGGTCCATCCGATGGGGCCAAAGGTCGCCAAGTTTTGGTAGGCAATTTTGCTGAAGAATAA
- the ftsZ gene encoding cell division protein FtsZ translates to MFEFVENLAQNARIKVVGVGGGGGNAVNTMIRSSLEGVEFIAVNTDMQALKFSQAPIKIQIGHQLTKGLGAGANPEIGKGAALEDENSIAEVLRDSDLVFITAGMGGGTGTGAAPVIARIAKEIGALTVGVVTKPFAFEGKKRSRYADEGVDNLKANVDTLITIPNEKLLTVAGKETPMIDTFKMADEVLLQAVRGISDLITIPGLINLDFADVRTIMGEMGMALMGSGDGTGDNRAIEAAQKAISSPLLENVSINGATGIIINITGSSDITLFEVNEASKLVQQEAHEDANIIFGAVIDEKMKDRIRVTVIATGFNKNPKREAGVPLTTLPKYKVPVVNPTHSAPPVYQSPVQRQAPPVRIPTPPPVEHVPHTTRAEAPNDRFTQIDLLDHGNESTKMSEIKKLVAEIGMVDLEQDEYDIPTFLRKQAN, encoded by the coding sequence ATGTTTGAATTTGTCGAAAACTTAGCCCAAAATGCGAGGATTAAGGTGGTTGGAGTTGGCGGCGGCGGTGGTAATGCGGTCAACACCATGATCCGTTCTAGCCTCGAAGGTGTTGAGTTCATTGCCGTCAATACCGACATGCAGGCGCTTAAGTTTTCGCAGGCCCCGATTAAAATTCAAATTGGTCATCAACTCACCAAGGGATTGGGAGCGGGCGCCAACCCCGAAATTGGCAAAGGGGCCGCCTTAGAAGACGAAAATTCGATCGCCGAAGTGTTGCGCGATTCTGATTTGGTTTTTATTACTGCCGGTATGGGTGGTGGCACGGGCACCGGCGCTGCCCCCGTGATTGCACGCATTGCCAAAGAAATAGGTGCCTTAACCGTGGGGGTTGTTACCAAACCCTTTGCCTTTGAAGGCAAAAAGCGGTCTCGCTATGCCGACGAGGGGGTTGATAACCTCAAGGCCAATGTCGATACTTTAATTACCATCCCCAACGAAAAATTATTAACCGTGGCTGGCAAAGAAACCCCGATGATCGACACCTTCAAAATGGCCGATGAAGTTTTGTTGCAAGCCGTGCGCGGGATTAGTGACCTGATCACCATCCCCGGGCTTATTAATTTAGATTTTGCCGATGTGCGTACCATCATGGGTGAAATGGGCATGGCCCTCATGGGCAGTGGCGATGGCACGGGTGACAATCGGGCGATTGAGGCGGCTCAAAAGGCGATCAGTTCCCCCTTGTTAGAGAATGTATCGATCAATGGTGCCACCGGGATCATCATTAATATTACCGGTTCCAGCGACATCACGTTATTTGAAGTCAACGAGGCTAGCAAATTGGTGCAACAAGAGGCCCACGAAGATGCCAACATCATCTTTGGTGCCGTGATCGACGAAAAAATGAAAGATCGCATTCGCGTTACCGTGATTGCAACGGGTTTTAACAAAAATCCCAAGCGAGAAGCGGGCGTACCTTTGACCACCTTGCCAAAATATAAAGTGCCGGTGGTCAATCCAACTCATTCGGCTCCGCCGGTTTATCAATCCCCGGTGCAGAGACAAGCCCCACCGGTGCGCATTCCTACGCCTCCACCGGTTGAGCATGTTCCCCACACCACAAGGGCCGAAGCGCCTAACGATCGTTTTACTCAAATTGATTTGCTCGATCATGGGAATGAATCAACCAAGATGTCGGAAATCAAAAAGCTCGTTGCAGAGATTGGGATGGTAGATTTAGAACAAGATGAATATGACATTCCGACATTTTTGCGTAAGCAAGCAAACTAA